Sequence from the Actinocatenispora sera genome:
ACGCCCAGGTCGCCGGCGTCGATCGCGGCGCCGACGGTGCGGGCGTCGGCCTCGGCGAACAGCTCCTCGAGGCTGGAGTCGTCCAGCAGCCCGGCGAGCGACAGGTCCGCCAGGGCGTACCCGGGCAGTACCAGGCGGGTGAGGTCCACCGGGGAGGCGATCGCCTCGACCCGTCCGTCCTCGCCGACGATCACCACGGCCAGCAGGTCGTGCTCGGCGATCAGCCGGAACGTGTCGGAGATGCTGCTGGAGCGCGGCAGCAGCGGCAGCTCGACGGCCAGCTCGACGGCGTGCATG
This genomic interval carries:
- a CDS encoding CBS domain-containing protein; this translates as MHAVELAVELPLLPRSSSISDTFRLIAEHDLLAVVIVGEDGRVEAIASPVDLTRLVLPGYALADLSLAGLLDDSSLEELFAEADARTVGAAIDAGDLGVRGVVEIDPDATVLETACRMVANKAQLVRLSGDGTPRFVLLPAVLDALVAARDGRAGPA